From the Terriglobales bacterium genome, the window TATTGGTAGTGAAGATCATGGGGCGTTTCTTCAAGTGGCGATGGTTGACGACATGGAACAGGACATTGGCAGCGTCCTGCCCGTAAGTCAAGTAGCCGACCTCGTCAATGACCAAGACATGAGGGCGAGTGTAAGTGAGCAGCGCTTGCTGCAACTGTCCTTTTCTGCTGGCATTGGAAAGATCCTCGATGAGTTCGGCGGCGGTGGTGCAGAACGTCTCGAAACCATTCTGGATGGCACGATAGCCGATGGCGATGGCCAGGTGGGTTTTTCCTCGGCCGGTCTTGCCGTAAAGAATCAACGAGCGTCCCTCGGTGACGAAGTCCGGTCCCAAGTAGGAACCGAGCAGGGACTGACGGAGTGTGGTCTGCAGACTGAAGTCGAACTCATCAATCGTCTTGAAGAAGGGGAAGTGAGCGCTGCGCGTA encodes:
- a CDS encoding ATP-binding protein, with translation MTSKNHNPGPTLKIPKLSEGQLEPLFRRLNLAHTRRIYQDVADRAEKESWSYRDFLALLLAEEVAHRKQTRLQRCTRSAHFPFFKTIDEFDFSLQTTLRQSLLGSYLGPDFVTEGRSLILYGKTGRGKTHLAIAIGYRAIQNGFETFCTTAAELIEDLSNASRKGQLQQALLTYTRPHVLVIDEVGYLTYGQDAANVLFHVVNHRHLKKRPMIFTTN